One Petrotoga sp. 9PWA.NaAc.5.4 genomic window, ACCTTGACCTTCTACTAAAGTATACCTCATAGTAAAAGGTTGAGCCATTCTCACTAAAGCATCGTAAATAGCAGCGTCTCCATGTGGATGGTATTTCCCCATAACTTCTCCCACAATACGGGCACATTTTTTAAAAGAAGAATTATGTTTTAGGTTCAGTTCACTCATTGAATATAAGATTCTTCTTTGTACAGGTTTAAGGCCATCTCTAACATCTGGAATAGCCCTACTTATAATAACACTCAACGAATATAATAAATAAGAATTTTTTAATTCATCTGTAAGGTCTTTCTCAAATATTTGATAATCCATTTATTACATAACCTCCGTTACGAAATTTTGGAACCTGGTTCTAAATCTCTATCCAAGGTTAATAAACTTAAATTTCCTTGGGAGTCTTTTGCTGCCAACAGCATCCCTTCTGACGTTTCTCCCATAAGTTTAGCCGGTTTAAGATTAGTAATTACAACAACTTTTTTACCAATTAATTCTTCAGCAGAATAATAAGATTTAATACCAGCTATTATTTGTTTGTCTCCCAACTCTCCTAAATTAATAACTAATCGTATCAATTTGTTCGATTTTTCAATATTTTCTGCTTTTATTATTTCACCAATTCTTAAATCAACTTTTTTAAAGTCATCTATTTCTATTACGTTGTTAGCATTGTTAATAGTTTCCATTTTTTCCTCCTTACCTGTTTTTTCTTGTTGAATAACTCTTTTCCATTCGTTTGAATCAATTCTTTCAAAAAGAGGATTACCTTTATCTATCTTTATTCCTTTTCTCAAAAGTCCTAATTTTATATTTTCAAAATGAATGTGTGCCGAATCATATCCAATCTTTTTTAATATGTCTTGAGATGTTTCTGGCATTATAGGATAAATTAAAATCGATATAATTCTAATGCTATCAGTTAAATTATATAGAACCGTTGATAATCTTCCTTTTTTGCTTTCATCTCTTCCTAAGATCCATGGTTCAGTGAGGTCTATATATTTGTTTGAAAATCTTATTATTTCCCACAAATTTTCTAAAGCCTGAGTAAATTGGTAAGTTTCCATGAAGTTTATATATTGATTTTTCTTGTTTTCTATTAGTTCAAAAAGTTCATCATCTATTTTATCAGATTTTTCTGAAATTGGAATTACACCTTCAAAATATTTTTCAAGCATTGTTAAGGTTCTGTGTATTAAATTACTCAGATCATTTACTAAATCAGCATTATATCTAACTATTAAATTCTCTTCGGAAAAATCTCCGTCTTTTCCGAAGTTAATGTCTCTTAAAAGATAATACCTAATAACATCTTTTCCATATACTTTCATCAAAATTCGAGGGTCTATTGCATTTCCTAAGGATTTTGAAATCTTTTGACCATTAACTGTTAACCATCCATGAGCAAAAACCTTTTTTGGTAAAGGTAGCCCTACCGACATTAACATAGCAGGCCAAATTATGGAATGAAATCTATTTATTTCTTTTCCAATTAAGTGTAAATCTGCAGGCCAGTATTCATTGAACTTTTCTACATTATCAGAAAAACCTATGGCGCTTACATAGTTTATTAGAGCGTCTACCCATACATAAATCACATGTTGAGGATCGCTCGGTAAAGGTATACCCCAGTCAAAAGAGGTCCTTGTTATACTTAAATCTTTTAATCCGTTTTTAAGGATCTGAAGCATTTCATTTTTTCTGAAAGATGGTTCAACAAAATCCGGATGTTCTTCATAATACTTTAAAAGAGGTTCCGTATACTTTGAAAGTTTAAAAAAATAATTTTCTTCTTCAACCCATTTGAGTTCTCTATGACATTCAGGACAAAGCTTTTTATCGTCTTCTTGAATAATATCTTCTTCTGCCCAAAAGGTTTCATCGTGCACACAATACCATCCTGCATATTTTCCTTTGTATACATCTTTATTTTCAATCATTTTTTGAACAAATATCTGGACAGTTTTAATATGGTAATCATCGGTTGTTCGAACAAAATGATCATAACTTATACCCATTTCGTCCCATAGTTTTTTGAATTTTGATGAAAGATTGTCAACATACTGTTGTGGAGAAATATTTTTTTCTTTTGAAGCTTGTAAAACCTTTTGGCCATGTTCATCTGTTCCGGTTAAGAAAAAAACATTATATCCCATCATTCTTTTAAATCTCGCTATAACATCTGCAACAATTGTGGTATATGCTGATCCTATATGTGGTTCACTGTTTACGTAATAAATTGGAGTTGTTACATAAAACTTGGGCAAAACTTCCACCTCCGGAAAAATCACACTTATAAAATATTTTAAAGATAGAATCATTTTTAATTATTATATCACAAAGATTAGTCAATTCTTTTTATTTGTAAAATATCAAGAAGTAAAAGTGCATATGGTATAATATATTAAATTTTGCGATATTTTTTCTTTCTTGGGTTCTCTCAAAAATGGTGCGGAATTCTCTTGAGCAAAGTGGTATCAGACTGAAAATCTAACAGGGTGTATCATGTACTTGGTTACAAATATCTGAGGAGTTAAAGAAATATGTGATTAGTAAGTATTAGAACTATAGAGGCAATTTAAATCTAAAACATTGATAAAAGATAAGTTTTAGAATTTCTAAAGTAAGTAATTATTAAACATACTGGAGGGATTGTTTTGAGATATTCTAAACTTTATGCTCCCACTTTAAAAGAGTCCCCTGCTGATTCTGATATTAAAAGTTATGAATTGTTAATTCGGGGTGGATTCATAAGAAAAATATCTTCAGGAGTATATTCTTATCTTCCATTAGGTTGGAAGGTTATAAGAAAAATTGAAAACATTGTGAGAGAAGAAATGGAAAGAATTGGTTCTCAGGAAATAATGCTGCCTATCATACATCCAGCTGAATTGTGGCAAATGACAGGAAGATGGGATGATTATGGTCCCGAATTAATGAAATTAAAAGATAGGCACAATAGAGAGTTTACACTTGGTCCGACTCATGAAGAGATAGTTACTTTTCTGATGAAAAACGAGCTAAGGTCATATAAACAATTCCCTGTAAATGTTTTCCAAGTTGCTACAAAATTTAGAGATGAAATTAGACCAAGGTTTGGTGTACTAAGGGCAAGGGAATTTATTATGAAAGATGCATATACATTTCATACAGATTATAATTCTCTACACGAAACGTATAAAGAATTTTATGGCGCATATGACAATATTTGCAAAAGATTAGGAGTTAAATATGCCATTGTTGAAGCTGATACTGGAGCTATTGGGGGTAGTTTTTCACATGAATTTCATGTACTTGCCCAAAATGGTGAAGGGAAAATCTATTTTTGTGAGAATTGCGGTTATGCAGCAAGCGACGAAAAAGCCAAATCATCAGAAGATTTTCAAGGTGTTGAAGAAGAAACACTAAAAGAAATTCAAATGGTTGACACAGGTGATTGTAAAACGATAGAAGAAGTTTCAAACTTTTTAAATGTTCCCAAAACAAAATTGATAAAATCAATATTGTTAAAATCCAACAAAGAATGGATAATGGCATTAATTCGTGGAGATAAAGAATTAAATATTTCAAAAATCCGTTCTTTCTTTCAAGATCAAACTATAGATTTAGCTCAACCTGAAGACGTTCTCAAAGCATTTAAAGTAAATGTAGGATACATAGGTCCGATAAATGTTCCAAACGATGTAAAAATAATAGCCGATTTTAGCGTAAGTTCAATGAAGAATGGTGTTATAGGGGCTATGCAAGAAAAGAAACATTATATAAATGCTAATCCCTATAGAGATTTTAGAATAGATGAAGTATGTGATATAAGATATGTGGAAGAAGGTGAAAAGTGCCCTACTGAGAATTGTGAAGGAAAACTAAAAATGGCAAGAGGAATTGAAGTTGGGCAAATTTTTGAATTGGGAGATAAATATTCAATAAAAATGAAAGCATACTTTACCGATGAAAATGGAGAGCAAAAACCTTATATAATGGGCTGTTATGGTTGGGGTGTTTCCAGAACTTTGGGGGCAATAGTTGAACAGTTAAACGACGAAGATGGAATAATTTGGCCAAAAAGTATAGCACCTTTTGAAGTAGCTGTCTTACCGTTGATAAAGAACGATGAATCAATAAAAGATTTTTCCGAAAAAGTTTACGATTTTCTTATTAAAAAAGGTGTTGATGTGCTTTTAGATGATAGAGAGGTTTCAGCAGGAATAAAATTTAAAGATATCGATCTTATAGGAGTACCTCTAAAAATACTAA contains:
- the metG gene encoding methionine--tRNA ligase gives rise to the protein MPKFYVTTPIYYVNSEPHIGSAYTTIVADVIARFKRMMGYNVFFLTGTDEHGQKVLQASKEKNISPQQYVDNLSSKFKKLWDEMGISYDHFVRTTDDYHIKTVQIFVQKMIENKDVYKGKYAGWYCVHDETFWAEEDIIQEDDKKLCPECHRELKWVEEENYFFKLSKYTEPLLKYYEEHPDFVEPSFRKNEMLQILKNGLKDLSITRTSFDWGIPLPSDPQHVIYVWVDALINYVSAIGFSDNVEKFNEYWPADLHLIGKEINRFHSIIWPAMLMSVGLPLPKKVFAHGWLTVNGQKISKSLGNAIDPRILMKVYGKDVIRYYLLRDINFGKDGDFSEENLIVRYNADLVNDLSNLIHRTLTMLEKYFEGVIPISEKSDKIDDELFELIENKKNQYINFMETYQFTQALENLWEIIRFSNKYIDLTEPWILGRDESKKGRLSTVLYNLTDSIRIISILIYPIMPETSQDILKKIGYDSAHIHFENIKLGLLRKGIKIDKGNPLFERIDSNEWKRVIQQEKTGKEEKMETINNANNVIEIDDFKKVDLRIGEIIKAENIEKSNKLIRLVINLGELGDKQIIAGIKSYYSAEELIGKKVVVITNLKPAKLMGETSEGMLLAAKDSQGNLSLLTLDRDLEPGSKIS
- a CDS encoding proline--tRNA ligase, with protein sequence MRYSKLYAPTLKESPADSDIKSYELLIRGGFIRKISSGVYSYLPLGWKVIRKIENIVREEMERIGSQEIMLPIIHPAELWQMTGRWDDYGPELMKLKDRHNREFTLGPTHEEIVTFLMKNELRSYKQFPVNVFQVATKFRDEIRPRFGVLRAREFIMKDAYTFHTDYNSLHETYKEFYGAYDNICKRLGVKYAIVEADTGAIGGSFSHEFHVLAQNGEGKIYFCENCGYAASDEKAKSSEDFQGVEEETLKEIQMVDTGDCKTIEEVSNFLNVPKTKLIKSILLKSNKEWIMALIRGDKELNISKIRSFFQDQTIDLAQPEDVLKAFKVNVGYIGPINVPNDVKIIADFSVSSMKNGVIGAMQEKKHYINANPYRDFRIDEVCDIRYVEEGEKCPTENCEGKLKMARGIEVGQIFELGDKYSIKMKAYFTDENGEQKPYIMGCYGWGVSRTLGAIVEQLNDEDGIIWPKSIAPFEVAVLPLIKNDESIKDFSEKVYDFLIKKGVDVLLDDREVSAGIKFKDIDLIGVPLKILIGKSFKDGKVELKLRNSKETFFVNFSNFENLYEEVINYLAKYEQDLKIKF